The window TCCGAACTGATTCAGCGGTGGTCAGGACTTCGCAGGGGTGACTCATAAGTGATTCAAGGGTGAGTGGTACTGACTGTATTTGTACAtatgcatatgtatgtatgttaaATTAAGACGACAAACCAGGCTTATAGGAATTTATTATAAGAAAGATGTTACCActtatttgaaaatatgaatatCATAGACTTATAGTCTATATgtatattgttttcaattttaaaaatttatactTATTGTACCCTCCATGTATGTATCTATGTATATTTGTACATATAAGCATAAACAAACgatttaaaaaatcaattttttccaaaacgAAACAAATTTCAAAGCATTTCCATGCAGAActattttaattattctgATGCCGTAGATAATTGCCTTTTCCCTGATTGTTATCTCCAATTatgaacattttccaaaaccctttcaaaaaaatgttttctgaaaaatgaaaaataagaaaactatatgtatattttaggtAGTTTTTAATCCATTACTCTAAGTAAGCACGGGAGACATTACACGGAAAAcataaaatacatatattgtatgtatgtatatataaatgtacgtaaaaataataagttttTATATCATAATGCATAATTTCTCGAATAATTGAGGGCGATAATCTGATCCAGATAGAGAGCGATTCGAGGCGTCCCTGAAAGCTTCCGGGCGGGGGCGATGGATGCGTTTGTGGTTAGCGAGCGGAGGACGAAACCGAATCCGAAACCGATCCGCAGTCCTAGACATGATCGATCTTCAGAGCGTCCACACTGGTGCCCTCCGCCTGGGCCTTCTGCGCGTAGTAGCCATCGTACGAGGTGGTGGCCTTGATGatgtcctgctgctgctgcagcttcGTCAGCTGCTCGCAGGCGGCTGCCGCGATCTTCTGCCGCTCGATGTCCGCCTTGCGCCTGGCCTCGTTCTCCTCCAGTTGGTGTGCCAGCAGCTCCGCGGTGGCCGCCGCCCGTTCTGCGGCTGGGTCCTGGTACTGGTCGTAGTTCCGCGGCTCTGCATCGGGTTCCAGCTTTCTGAAAGTTATTTGCGTGGGCGCACTGCGCTCGGGTACATGCCGCCGGTTCGGCTTCTCGTGTGTCTTTATGTGCTTCTTGAGCGCCGTCTCCTGGCGGAAGTGCTTGCCGCAGATCTTGCACTCGAAGGGCTTCTCCCCGGTGTGGATCCACTCGTGGTGGCGGAGAATCTGCGCCTTGGAGAACCGCTTGGGGCAGAAGCGGCAGGCGAAGTCCTTGACCTTCTCGTGAATAATTTTGTAGTGCAGTTTCATGTTCCCTATGTTGTTGAAGCCGCGCCCGCAGCCCGGACAGATGTGCTGGCCCTCTTTCTTGGTGAAGTTCACCTGGGGCGACCACGAGGGCACTGATACAGACGGTATGGGATTCACAGCGGTGCCCGCCAGCTGTGAAATGTCCACCCGCTGGACACGGCGCGAGTTCTTCGGCTTGGCAGGCGCTTCGGCGGGCCCGCCGCCGCACGCCTTCATCATGTCTTCGCCGGAACTCGGCTGCAGTTGAGTGAGACCCGTAGGATCGGCTGGCATCTGGCCTGGAATGGGAATGTTGAGCTGCTGGCGGTGCGGCTCCGACGGCGGCAGATCCCGCTTCTCGTGAGTCTTCAGATGCTTCGTTAGGCTCTTGTCGCAGAGGAAGATCTTGCCGCATATCCTGCACTCGCAGCACTTCTCTCCAGTGTGGCTCCGCTCGTGGACCTTGCAGGCGTGCGACTTCCCGAATGTCTTTCCGCAGTACTGGCAGGCGAAGTCCTTCCGCTTCTCATGCACCACCTTGACGTGATTGGACAAGGCCTGCTTGTTGTGGGAGGCGTGGTCGCACTGCCGGCACTTAAACTTCTTCTCCTTGGTGTGGGTGAGGATGTGGGCGTTCCACTCCTGCCTGGTGGTCTTGCCCACCCCGCAGTAGGGACACACGTGGTTCTTGATGCCGGCATGCCGCATAAGGTGGTCCCGCAGGGCGCTGTTGATCACGAACCGCTTGCCGCAGATGTTGCAGGGGTAGGGAAGCTCCTCGCCCGTGTGCTTGTACATGTGCTTCTTGAGGGCAGTGGGACAGCGGAAGACCGTGTCGCACTCGGGGCATGGGAAGTCGCGAAGCGGAGCCGCCGCCTTGGTTATTCCGTGCACCTTCTTCATGTGGAACGTGAGCAAGCGTACGCGCGGGAAAGTCTTCCCACAACCCTCGGCGGGGCAGGGATGCACTTCAGACAGTTCCGTGTGGGCGTGGTCGATGTGAATGCGCAGCCCATTGGCGGTGGTGAATCCTGTCAAGCGATACGTGTTTGAAATGCGATTAACAACAGTTCGACGGCAGACTTACCTTTCTTGCAGGTCTCCACCTTGCactggaagggcagcagatCATTGTGGTACTTCATGTGCTCCTCGTAGCGGATGGCCTTCTTGAACTTCTGGTGGCAAATGTGGCAGTCGATGATGCGGTGCAGATGACGCTCGTCGGGTGGAATCCGCTTCCGTTTCGGCTTCGAGGTGCCGTCGCCGTCGTCATCAGAGTCGTCTGATTCCGAGGAGTCGCTTAGTTCGTCCAGGTCCTCTTCCTCCACGGGTTTCTTCTTGGGCCTGCCTCTGGGTCTGCCCCGGGGCTTTCCTTGAGCCATCTTCGGAGCTCCCATGGCCGATCCGGGTCCAGTTTCTCGCATGCGCTGGGCCAGCGGAATGTCGTCGTCACTGCTGTTGGGCTCGAAGTCCAGGTCGCGATCGTTGTCGTTGCCACTTTCGAGGGAGGACTCGTCGTCGAACATCTTCAGGGAACCGCTCGGCTtctcatcctcctcctcctgcttctGCACCTCCTCGGCCTCCTTGTCCACGTGCTCCAGCATCTTGAAGACGTCCTCCTCGTTCTCGATCAGCTCCATTTTGTGGTTCAGCAAGGGGTCGTAGTTGAtgtggtcctcctcctcgccGTGCAAGTCCTGCCCAGCGACGCTGGGGTCCAGAACATCGAAGCTGCTCTGGCACACAAAGGCGTTGCTGGCCACCATGTCCTGGAACTTCTGCACCGAGTCCACGCATAGCTTCTGGAAGTCGTGCAGGTCATTGAGCCGAGTATAGCACTGGGTGCAGATGTTCTTCGGGAACCCGTCCTGCGGCTCCACGGACAGGGACGTACACAAGCAAAGTTTTTTCGAGAGTCCCGGAACTAAATACAGGTCGTAGGCGGCGTCGTTCTGCAGGTGATTGAGGCATATCCTGCACAAGGTGTGTATCGAATAGGTGCGCGCCACGTCCATCTTGGATTCACTGACGCGACACTCCGGATCGATTAATTTTCCTCAACTTTTTGCGTTTCTGCGgccaaaagaaataaaaaataatattgacACAGAAAAAATTGTATACTCGTCAACGGGCCTATGGGCGAGTGGCAATAAGACATGCCAACGAACTACTCGCTCAATACGAATGttcgtttgtttttattttgaaaagttGGCAGCTCTACAAACTAAAGGCATTTAACCTGTGGGtgccataaaaattaatttttttattatatatgaTTGGAAAACGATTATATTttcatgatttaaaaaaaaaaaactcaagcAACAACTAAAACCGAAATAATTTTCCCATCAACAACAATATtatatgcatatataaatatataaatatccaaaaaatattttttaaaaacttaataaaatttgaaattattgtttttttttaaatttggttttattaatttattgtaCAAAAATTGGTTAAACCTAAAAGTGCAtagtttaaaacaaatttttttttatgttaattaaactcttttatttttaatttaaaaggtAATTATTAAACCTTTAAGTTGAAAATGTTTTATGCTATATacgcaaataaaaataaaacaattatggTCGATTTAAAAACCTCTTTTCAAAAGAGGGTTAAGATATAGGTGTAACTCGGTCACACTGGCCACCCCACTGtaacttgtttgttttttgtaagCTCGGATTGGAATCTCCCGTAGACTTGGGAGACATGGAAAACAGGGAGTACCGGGTGCCCGGTCGCGGACTTTGTCGGATTTGTCTTCTCGACTTGGAGCAGGCTTTTGGGCACGATTTGTTCGTGGATCCAGAGCTGGTTAGAAAGTTCACAGTTTGCACTTCCCTGGAGGCTGAAAAGCAGGATGGATATCCCAGTATCCTTTGCGACAGATGCTACGGGAAGCTGAACGAGCTCCACGACTTCCGGGAATTGTGCTTGGCTTCCAGGCAGCGCTTTAAAGAAATGTTGGCTAGTAATTTGGTGACTTCAGTGGAAGTATTTGAGCCTGTGAGGGAGGATTCTGAAGCGGAAGAGCAGGGCAGCTTCGATCCGCTCTTAAATCATAAACTGGAAGTAATTGACAACGAAGAGGAGGTGTTCAAGATGCTGGAGACGGTGGATAAAGACCCAGAGGAGCATCGAATTCCGGACGAATCTTCCAACAATGAAGAGGATGAAGGCGAAGATGGGGAGGAGAAGCCTCTGCCCAAGCGACAGTACAATCCCAATAGAGAGCGCCTTCGCCTCCATCTTATTACATGTCCCATCTGCCACCAAAAGTTCAAGAAACAATCCAAATACGAGGAGCACATGAAGCATCACAACGATTTGTTACCTTTCCAGTGCTCGGAGGAAACTTGCAAGAAAGGTATGTTcgaatatatttctttataaacaGAGCATAATGAACACTTATTACAGGCTTCACTACTGCGGGTGCACTGCGTCTTCATATCGACTATGCCCATACGAAAAAGTCCAGCGAAATCCCCTGCACCGTGGAGGGTTGCAGGCTCCTCTTCCCGCGCCTCCGTCTACTGACGATTCACCTGAAAAAAGTGCACAACCAGACAAGAGTGAGTGCTCCTCGTGGGGATCAGCCTTGTCGCGAATGCGGGATGGTCTTCCGTTGCCCGGTGGCGCTAAAGAAACACATGTACAAGCACACGGGCGAAGAGCTGCCGTATCCGTGCAACATCTGTGGCAAGGGCTTCCACATAAACAGTGCTTTGAAAAATCACCTTCTGCGGCATGCCGGGATTAAGAACTACGTGTGCCCCTATTGTGGAGTCGGGAAAACCACCAGGCAGGAATGGAGCAAACACATCCTCACCCACACGCAGGAGAAGCAGTTCAAGTGCCACGTCTGTGATCACGCCACCCACACCAAGAGAGCTTTGGACAGCCACGTGAAGATTGTCCACGAAAAGGTCAGGAACTTCGCTTGCCAGTATTGCGGGAAGACTTTTGGGAAATCGCACGCTTGCAAGATTCATGAGATGACCCACACGGGGGAGAAGCGCTGTGAGTGTAAGGTCTGCGGCAAGAAGTTCCTCTACACAGAGAGCCTGACCAAGCATCTAAAAACTCACGAGAAGAGCATGGAACGAGCTTTGGAAACCTATCGTCAGCGGCACGGCGAAGAAGACATTACCGGAGCCCAGGTGGACGCGGATCAATTGCTGAAGGTTTGCGCTGAGTCTGTGGCGACCATACCCAAAGATCCAAGGCGCGTGGAGCGAGTAGATCTGGCCCAGCTGGCGGGGACAGTCGTGAATCCCATCCCTACGATTCAGCTGCCGCCAAGCGAGATGCCCACACGAACGAAATTCGTTCAGAAGGAAGGCATGCACCTATGCCCAGGCTGTAGTCAGGGATTCAACAATTTGGGGAACATGAAGCGCCACTACAAGAGCGTGCACGAGAAGGTAAAGGACTTCGAATGCCGCTTCTGCGCGCGTCGCTTCGCCAACTCGCAGTCTTTGAAGCAGCACGAGTGGATTCACACCGGCGAGAAGCCGTATGAGTGCAAGAACTGCGGCACTCACTTCCGCCAGGAGGCGGCTCTCATCCGACACCAGAAGGTTCACGACAAGAGACCCCCAAAACTCCCAAAGCCGCACAGGGAAATCACGGACAAGGCGCGCCAGAAGGCCATCCAGAAATGTGCCCACAAGCGGAAGGCAGAAGCCCTCAGAGAGGAGATTGCCGTAGTGGCCAAGGAGGAGCTAAAGGATCTGGAGAAGCAGCGGGCGCTCGAAAAGCAGCAGAACACCTATGAGCAGTAtcaggcagcagcagccgagCAAACCACTGGAGGTTCCAAGACCACTGGAGGGTCATAGCAGATCACATATTACTTCCACTAATGGCTCTCTTCCCAAGCGACTTAAAACTTCCAAAACAATTGGAAGTCCTGTACGACTGTTAATATTTAACTACTTCTTAATTGTTAACTTAGTTTTAggaaaaaacatatattttggCAAACATAGGCCagttaaaaactaaaacactTGATTGAGagttttgcgattttttttattttttacttttacttgcTTGTTATTTTGATGAGAGAGTGGCGTTATGTCGTCAAATGATTGCAAACTGCCGATGCCGGCGGTTCATATGATAGATGGATGATAATGAATAGTTTCAAACGATATAAAATGCGATCAAAAAAATCTACAAGTAGATagcaaaaattttgtataCACTTAAATGGAGCAGAATGTTCCCTTTACAGTGGAAAGTGTCTTATGGGGCAGATGTCATCCGCCCGCCGCTGGAGAGGATGATGATGGTTTTAGGGGGCCTCGGGTGTCTTCAGGTTGTACTTTGCCTTGATGTTGTTGAGCTCCTCCTGCTTCTTGTCCATGTCCACGCGCTTGAAGGCCTTGTTCGACTGGTAATAGAGCACCACCAGGTAGCGGTTGCACACGTTGAACCCAGACAAATGGTCGCAGGCGTTTTTGGCGTCAAATATGTCCTCGTAGACAACAAAGGCGGTGCCGCGGGTCTCTGGAGTGTTGCCTCTGCAAAATTCCGTACAAATGATATAAAGAAAACGAATTTCTTCAGGCAGACGCTTCCAACTCACACTCGAATCTGGCGGATGGCCCCAAATTTGCCAAAAATATCGTACATCTCATCGGAGGTGATTTTGTACGGCAGGTTTCGCACATACAGCAGCCGATTCACCTCCGGCGGCAGGCGGATCTGCAACACAAAATTGGAATTCACATTAATTAAATGTCCTTTGTCCGGAGTTTAGTTTTCTCTCACATGGTTGCGCTTATTCATGTCCGATCGGCTCGGAAGCTAAGAAGCAACAAGGCAAGCTACTTTCACTCTTTCGTCTGGAAAGCGAGACGCGGCTTTGTCTGACCCGGGATGAATGTCCTGAAGCGTGCGCTTGGTcctttgtttaaaattaatgacCTCTTCTGTCTGGCCTCAAACCAAGCAACACAAACAAAATTGACACTGGGGTGGCGAATGCGGTCAGTCTAAAACCGCGGAATGGTCACATCTCAGGGGTGGGAACGCATAAGATATGACCGTTTCGCAAAGAATTCTAATGCGTTGGCTTACCCAAAACATGGTTAATTTAAGCTATTTCTTAGTTTTCTAGTGTTTAGTGGAAAAATGGTATTGTACATGTtacgaaaacaaaatataaacgATAGGCAAAATTCAACTGACATGGCAGCGAAAAAGTAATCATCGGTCCATCTCTAAAAACGAAACGACATTTTTCCTGGCCCACGTACGGTCACACTACTCTGTTAATTGTGCAAAGAAAAGGtgaaaaaagagaaaattgttgaaaaagTCGAAGTAATTCCAACCAAAATAGTTTCATCGCACAGGCAACACCCAAAGGTAAGCAGGGGCTGGTGGTTTCGGGGATTCTCAAGCGGGGATGTGCCGTTGCACGGGCGAGTCGGGTGCCGCGGAACATGGCGGTGGAAGGCGGGTTTGTCTCGCGATTTTTTCGGGGCAGGAAATTGCACGCCCCTTGCGGGGAAGAGCTTTTCGTCGTGCGGTGTGAAAGGAAAATCGGACACAGCACTGAAAATAAACGGGATTGGTGCGGTTTTACACGGCAGATGATGTAAATATCATATCAGCAGACTTTTGGTGCACTGGTATGTGTAGGTGGCCTCGAAAAATGTGTCGCTGTCTCGCTCTGAGCGGACAGCCCCATTCCGGTCGCTCCATTTGCTACCCCTTTCGAGGTTATTAACCCCCCCAGATTTTAATCCAAACTCTTTCATCCCATTCGATctcctgcagcagcagcaaaatgACGTGGGAACCGCAGGGCGAAGGTCTGCAACAGATCATAGCGATCCTCAAGGAGTCGCAGTCACCCGACACAGCCACCCAAATGGCCGTACAAATGGTGAGTAAGCCGCAATCGCCCGGAATCGTATCAGCGCACAGctgtattaacattttttttgcgTCCACAGAAACTGGAGGAATTCAATCGCTATCCTGACTTCAACAACTATCTCATCTACGTACTCACCAAGCTAAAGACAGAGGACGAGCCGACGCGATCGCTCAGCGGCCTGATCCTGAAGAACAACATCCGTATGCACGGCAGCACTCTGCAGCCGGAGATAGTCGAGTATATTAAGCACGAATGCCTGCAGGCGGTGGGCGATGCCTCGCCCTTAATCCGGGCTACAGTTGGCATCCTGATCACGACAATTGCCAGCAATGGCGGGCTGCACAACTGGCCCCAGCTGCTGCCCTCGCTCTGCGAAATGCTCGATGCCCAGGACTACAATGTTTGCGAGGGTGCGTTCAGCGCTTTGCAAAAAATCTGCGAGGATTCGGCCGAGATCCTCGACTCGGCGGCACTCAACAGACCTCTGAACGTCATGATTCCGAAGTTTCTTCAGTACTTTAAGCACAACAGCCCCAAGATCCGTTCCCATGCCATCGCTTGCATAAATCAGTTCATCATAAACAGATCCCAGGCGCTGATGCTCAACATTGATACTTTCATCGAGAACCTGTTCCACCTGTCCTCGGATGAGGACCATGAGGTGCGCAAGAACGTGTGCCATGGACTGGTTATGCTGCTGGAGGTGCGCATGGACCGACTCATGCCGCACATGTCCCAAATCATTGAGgtattttgcaattatttccATCTAGTTGAACGCCTTTCTGTAATCTACTCTTTTTTCCAGTACATGTTGTTGCGCACCCAGGATTCCGACGAGGGTGTGGCCCTGGAGGCTTCTGAGTTTTGGTTGTCGCTGGCTGAGCAAAGCATCTGCAAGGACGTCCTCGCTCCCTACTTGGCCCAGCTGGCCCCAGTGCTGGTGCGTGGTATGCGCTACTCGGAGATCGACATCATCCTGTTGAAGGGCAatgtggaggaggacgacATGGTGCCGGATCGCGAGGAGGACATACGTCCGCGGTTCCACAAGTCTCGCACACACACGATTAAGAGCGGCCAGGAGTCCGGTAGCCAGGGTGCAGGAGCTGCCGGCgaagacgacgacgacgacttCGATGATGGACTCGATGACGACAGCTCCCTGTCCGAGTGGAACCTGCGCAAGTGCAGCGCTGCCGCACTCGATGTTTTGGCGAACGTGTTCCGCGAGGACTGTCTACCCATCGTACTGCCTATTCTGAAGGACACCCTGTTCCATCAGGAGTGGGTGATCAAGGAGAGTGGCGTGCTGGCACTGGGAGCCATCGCCGAGGGCTGCATGCAGGGCATGATCCAGCACCTGCCTGAGTTGATCCCATACCTGATCAGCTGCTTGTCCGATAAGAAGGCTCTGGTGCGCTCCATCACCTGCTGGACTCTTTCCCGGTACGCCAATTGGGTGGTGAACCAGCCGCACGATCAGTACTTGAAGCCGCTGATGGAAGAGCTGCTGAAGCGCATTTTAGACTCGAACAAGAGGGTTCAGGAGGCGGCTTGCTCCGCATTTGCCACCCTCGAAGAGGAGGCCTGCACCGAGTTGGTCCCGTATCTGGAGTACATTCTGAAGACTCTTGTCTTTGCATTCTCAAAGTATCAGCACAAGAACTTGCTGATCCTGTATGACGCAGTTGGCACCCTGGCCGATTCCGTGGGCCACCACTTGAACAAGCCTCAGTACATTGACATCCTGATGCCGCCGCTCATCGACAAGTGGAATCTGCTGAAGGACGACGACAAGGATCTATTCCCCTTGTTGGAGTGTCTGTCGAGCATTGCAACAGCCCTGCAGTCGGGCTTCCTGCCCTACTGCGACCCGGTGTACCGGCGCTGCATATCTCTGATCGAACAGACCATCAATCAGGAGATGGTAGGACAAATTGCTATTTAAACACTGCTATTATTTCATTTCCGTGCCATTCAAGCTCTGCAAACAGAACCACACCTTCGAGCATCCCGATAAGGAGCGCATGATTGTGGCGCTGGATCTGCTGTCCGGCCTGGCCGAAGGCTTGGACCGCCACATCGAAACTTTGGTGGCCAACAGCAACATAATGCGGCTGCTGTTCCAGTGCATGCAGGACATTTTGCCAGAGGTGGGATTGGTCAAGGAACGTGTGGaccttttataataattttcattttccagGTGCGCCAGTCTTCGTTTGCTCTGCTGGGCGATCTGACCAAGGCTTGCTTCCCACATGTACATCCCTTCATGGCCGATTTCTTCCCTATCCTGGGTCAGAACCTGAACCCCGATTTCATTTCGGTGTGCAACAATGCCACATGGGCCATTGGAGAGATTTGTATGAAACTGGGTGTGTAGTCTCTTCGTAGTAGTTTTTGAATCTGAACTTAACTTTACGTTCTTTTTTGGAAGGTGAGGAGACCAAGCAGTACATACACCTTGTACTCAGCGACCTGTTCATCATTATCAACCGCCCCAACACGCCCAAGACTCTGCTGGAGAACACAGGTGAGTTGGTCGAGCTTATCGAACTATATATAAGTTATATGTCTATATATATTACGTACCTATATGATTCTGTATGTATGCGTGTATGTGGAGCTCTGAACATTTGTTTCCGTTTTAGTTTATGTTACTTGTTGCATGGAAGGCAGCAACGAAACAAAATCGAACTTCATTCCCATACAACATGCATAGCATAGAATTTAGATTACTGAGAATCGAAATAAATGTGCTATTGATTTATTCAGTTGATTTATTTCTACttattttttctgttctttTAGCAATAACAATCGGTCGTCTAGGTTATGTGTGCCCAGTTGAAGTGGCTCCTTATTTGCCCGAATTTGTACGACAGTGGTGTGTAACACGTTTCATATTAAACTAGTTTATTCTTTCTTTCCATTTCCTTGCTCTTACTGGCTCTCCTCGCCCTACTTCTGGTTCCATACAAATTATGCTTAAACCTCATGATCCAATCTTTACATATCTGTAGTTCATTTAGAGAACACTACACCACCTTTTCTTCTAACTTTAGTGTTTCTCCaaagtttataatttttaatgacGGCCTTGTGTCTGAAATGCAGGTGCACATCGCTGCGTCACATTCGGGACAACGATGAGAAGGACTCGGCCTTCCGTGGCATGTGCCACATGATCACCGTGAATCCGGCTGGCGTAGTGCCCGACTTTATATTCTTCTGCGATGCCATTGCCTCGTGGGTGAATCCCCCACAGGATCTGCATCAGATGATACAAAAGGTGATCTATATAGGATTGTAAATCTGTCCattaatttattaacaaaactTTCCTCGCAGATTCTACACGGCTTCAAGACCCAGGTGGGTGAAGAGAATTGGCGTCGATTTGTGGAACAATTCCCGCCAACTCTGGCCGAGCGGCTGGTCACCATGTACAACATCTAAGGCCGGCTGACCGAACAAACAGCTCCACCCACCTGCACTGTGCACCCACTAGCGAGCCAAGCAGCCACTTCTTAACTAGACAATTATGTACAAGTATGCGTAGTAAGCGTGTCGTCGTCTTAACCTTTAGAGCTTTAAGTTATCCGATTCGATGCTGTTCGAACGTTGCGTTAAAACTGAAATCTAAGCTTatagaaagaaaaaaagaaaacaaaacagcaaTTCACATAAAAGCAAATTGCATAACCATACATTTAACCACAGACATATATCAATATATCCAATAGAGAGAATCTAGCCCAGCCAGTAGGCAGTCGTCTGTCCGTGCACCAAGTCCAACTCAATGGGCTAGCCAGAGAATTATGTGTTCCGGCCGTACTTAACCGGAGGAGTCAGTGCTATAGATATACCCCATCCAAGAATACACTCAGACCTAAAGCCCCCTTAAAGCCCCCATCCTGTGGTCAGCACACGGGTGCTGATCACACCCGAAAGGAATCTGTAAATCTCTTCGTAACTAAATGATATTGCGGGTCGTGTCGCGGTAATTAAACATAAAACTAATAGTAAACAGTCGTCTGGTGAAGGGGTTGCGTTCGCTGTGAAGAAATAGCTGGCCTAGGGAGAGAAAATTACAAATTACAAATCAAAAAGACTGATGTTTAACCAAAACTCCGTTCAACACCACAGACAGACAGCGTTCATCAAAAGCCAATGAATGAATTACTCAAGGGAGCGCAACCCTTTCACCaaataaaaatcgaaaaaaatcgaaaaataaatCGAAAAAATCGAAGTAatcgaaatgaaaaaaaaaatttcggaAAAATCGTCGCGTTTCGGGTTCTAACGGTTTCGCGTTCGCGTATTATCGTCGCTCGTTCGTTCGTTCGTAAATCTCGTAATCGTCGTGTCGTGTCGTGGAATCTATCTCGTCGGgtaaactgaaactgaaaatgaaaatgaaagcaAATAATACAAGGATAATAAAGAAATGCAACTGTTACTGATACAAATTTACTTATACACTACATGATATTCATATGCTATACAAAAttaggtgtttttttttaagaattgtgaggggaaaaatttaaattgagaTTAGGATTTCGTTTCggtaacttatttaatttttcgtGCGATTCTTCAAGTGAATGCAATAGGCACCATTGACTGATCACATTTTAAagtattattatataatttgttTGTGAATAGGGACAA of the Drosophila ananassae strain 14024-0371.13 chromosome 2R, ASM1763931v2, whole genome shotgun sequence genome contains:
- the LOC6493778 gene encoding zinc finger protein 91, which translates into the protein MDVARTYSIHTLCRICLNHLQNDAAYDLYLVPGLSKKLCLCTSLSVEPQDGFPKNICTQCYTRLNDLHDFQKLCVDSVQKFQDMVASNAFVCQSSFDVLDPSVAGQDLHGEEEDHINYDPLLNHKMELIENEEDVFKMLEHVDKEAEEVQKQEEEDEKPSGSLKMFDDESSLESGNDNDRDLDFEPNSSDDDIPLAQRMRETGPGSAMGAPKMAQGKPRGRPRGRPKKKPVEEEDLDELSDSSESDDSDDDGDGTSKPKRKRIPPDERHLHRIIDCHICHQKFKKAIRYEEHMKYHNDLLPFQCKVETCKKGFTTANGLRIHIDHAHTELSEVHPCPAEGCGKTFPRVRLLTFHMKKVHGITKAAAPLRDFPCPECDTVFRCPTALKKHMYKHTGEELPYPCNICGKRFVINSALRDHLMRHAGIKNHVCPYCGVGKTTRQEWNAHILTHTKEKKFKCRQCDHASHNKQALSNHVKVVHEKRKDFACQYCGKTFGKSHACKVHERSHTGEKCCECRICGKIFLCDKSLTKHLKTHEKRDLPPSEPHRQQLNIPIPGQMPADPTGLTQLQPSSGEDMMKACGGGPAEAPAKPKNSRRVQRVDISQLAGTAVNPIPSVSVPSWSPQVNFTKKEGQHICPGCGRGFNNIGNMKLHYKIIHEKVKDFACRFCPKRFSKAQILRHHEWIHTGEKPFECKICGKHFRQETALKKHIKTHEKPNRRHVPERSAPTQITFRKLEPDAEPRNYDQYQDPAAERAAATAELLAHQLEENEARRKADIERQKIAAAACEQLTKLQQQQDIIKATTSYDGYYAQKAQAEGTSVDALKIDHV
- the LOC6506174 gene encoding transportin-2, with the protein product MTWEPQGEGLQQIIAILKESQSPDTATQMAVQMKLEEFNRYPDFNNYLIYVLTKLKTEDEPTRSLSGLILKNNIRMHGSTLQPEIVEYIKHECLQAVGDASPLIRATVGILITTIASNGGLHNWPQLLPSLCEMLDAQDYNVCEGAFSALQKICEDSAEILDSAALNRPLNVMIPKFLQYFKHNSPKIRSHAIACINQFIINRSQALMLNIDTFIENLFHLSSDEDHEVRKNVCHGLVMLLEVRMDRLMPHMSQIIEYMLLRTQDSDEGVALEASEFWLSLAEQSICKDVLAPYLAQLAPVLVRGMRYSEIDIILLKGNVEEDDMVPDREEDIRPRFHKSRTHTIKSGQESGSQGAGAAGEDDDDDFDDGLDDDSSLSEWNLRKCSAAALDVLANVFREDCLPIVLPILKDTLFHQEWVIKESGVLALGAIAEGCMQGMIQHLPELIPYLISCLSDKKALVRSITCWTLSRYANWVVNQPHDQYLKPLMEELLKRILDSNKRVQEAACSAFATLEEEACTELVPYLEYILKTLVFAFSKYQHKNLLILYDAVGTLADSVGHHLNKPQYIDILMPPLIDKWNLLKDDDKDLFPLLECLSSIATALQSGFLPYCDPVYRRCISLIEQTINQEMLCKQNHTFEHPDKERMIVALDLLSGLAEGLDRHIETLVANSNIMRLLFQCMQDILPEVRQSSFALLGDLTKACFPHVHPFMADFFPILGQNLNPDFISVCNNATWAIGEICMKLGEETKQYIHLVLSDLFIIINRPNTPKTLLENTAITIGRLGYVCPVEVAPYLPEFVRQWCTSLRHIRDNDEKDSAFRGMCHMITVNPAGVVPDFIFFCDAIASWVNPPQDLHQMIQKILHGFKTQVGEENWRRFVEQFPPTLAERLVTMYNI
- the LOC6493777 gene encoding splicing factor 3B subunit 6; its protein translation is MNKRNHIRLPPEVNRLLYVRNLPYKITSDEMYDIFGKFGAIRQIRVGNTPETRGTAFVVYEDIFDAKNACDHLSGFNVCNRYLVVLYYQSNKAFKRVDMDKKQEELNNIKAKYNLKTPEAP
- the LOC6506173 gene encoding zinc finger protein 14, yielding MENREYRVPGRGLCRICLLDLEQAFGHDLFVDPELVRKFTVCTSLEAEKQDGYPSILCDRCYGKLNELHDFRELCLASRQRFKEMLASNLVTSVEVFEPVREDSEAEEQGSFDPLLNHKLEVIDNEEEVFKMLETVDKDPEEHRIPDESSNNEEDEGEDGEEKPLPKRQYNPNRERLRLHLITCPICHQKFKKQSKYEEHMKHHNDLLPFQCSEETCKKGFTTAGALRLHIDYAHTKKSSEIPCTVEGCRLLFPRLRLLTIHLKKVHNQTRVSAPRGDQPCRECGMVFRCPVALKKHMYKHTGEELPYPCNICGKGFHINSALKNHLLRHAGIKNYVCPYCGVGKTTRQEWSKHILTHTQEKQFKCHVCDHATHTKRALDSHVKIVHEKVRNFACQYCGKTFGKSHACKIHEMTHTGEKRCECKVCGKKFLYTESLTKHLKTHEKSMERALETYRQRHGEEDITGAQVDADQLLKVCAESVATIPKDPRRVERVDLAQLAGTVVNPIPTIQLPPSEMPTRTKFVQKEGMHLCPGCSQGFNNLGNMKRHYKSVHEKVKDFECRFCARRFANSQSLKQHEWIHTGEKPYECKNCGTHFRQEAALIRHQKVHDKRPPKLPKPHREITDKARQKAIQKCAHKRKAEALREEIAVVAKEELKDLEKQRALEKQQNTYEQYQAAAAEQTTGGSKTTGGS